AGGGACGACGGTGGTCGTGGCCGCCAGGACATTGCCGCCTTGGTCGTACTGAATGGCCTGGTAGACCACGACTGGAAGCATGGCGTACCTGGGCAAGCCAAGGGCTTCGAGTTCATCCGCAGTCGCGCCGCGTGCTGTGATCTGCCGTTCGACGCGCGTGCATCCGGGGATCACTGGTGCCGGGGAGTCCTCTCCTCCGCGGTTGGAGGCGGGGTTGATGCGGGGCTCCTGTGCGGTCACCGGGGTCTCCTGGGTTGAGGGCATGAGGGGCGATCCGAGCGTACGCGGGGACACCGGCATCCCGGCCCCGGTCTGGACAGCAGGGAGGTCCGGGCACCGGCTATGTCCGACCCTGAACAAGCAGCCGAACGGCCTTCACCGCCGGGCGGTGTTTGCACTCATACCCGGGAGCCGGGACCGGAGGGGCGCGTGAACGAGCAGCACGCCGCGTCCCACCGGCCGAGCCGGCTTTTAGTTTGCCCGCCGCTTGCTGCTCAGCTGGCCCTGAGTGCCGGTTCCCACAGCGGGCGGGCAAGCCCGGTGCCGTCGCAGTGGAAGCACCAACTTCCCTCTGGCGTGCTGCGGGCACCGATGGTGCCGGCAGCGTTCTGGAAGAGCCGGGTGAGGCCGACGGCATGGAAGGCGTGCAGCGGGAGCTCCTGCCGTCTGCCGAGCGTGACCTCCAGCGCGACGCCGGAGCCGGTGAAGTGGGCATGCATGCCCTCGGTGATCGAGCGGAGCGTCTCGTTCAGTCCGTGCATCGTCTCCGCGCCGGACAACTGCACGCGGGCCGTGAGGACGGTGTCGGTGGCTGCGGCGAAGGACAGCAGTCCGACCGGGCGGGCAAGCGGCCCGACGCGGCCCACGGGTTCGGGATGGGTGTGGTGGAGCTGGGACAGGGCGTGCCACAGGTCGCCCGGCAGATCCTGGGGTGCGGTCTCTTCTCGGCTGCGTCTCATACGGCCTGTGTAGGGCCTCCTGTGGGTTGTCGCCGTCGGATCGGCCCGTCCGTCCCATGCGGTGGCATGAGGTCTTCGGCTTCCGTTCCGCCCACCGGGCCGGACGTCGGGCAGCCCCATTCGTGGCGGGGACATGCCCGGCGTCGCGCGTGCTGTCAGCGGCCGGCGGGTTCGGGGTAGCGCCGGCGGCGCCGGTCCGGGTCGTCGACGCCGATCTCGTACCAGGGCTCGCCGCGCTGAAGCCGGGGCAGGGTGTTCGCCCACACCGCGACGGCGATGCCCTTCACGTCGTCGGCGAGCGCCTGGAGGCGGTTGTCGAGCAGGTGCTCCTCCTTGCCCGCCAGGACGACGTGCAGCCGCGGGAAGGTCTGGGAGCGGGTGTAGCGGTGGCGCTGCCAGAACGGGTACGTGTTGCCGATCGTGCCGCGGGCGCCTTCCCAGACGCGGTGTCCGGCGTAGCGTTCGTAGTCCCACACTTCCTTGGCGAGCCGGTCCTGGGACATGGTGCCGTTGTCGAGCTCGAAGAGGCGCACCTCGCTGGTCTTGGTCGGCCATGCGAGGACGGCGTCGGTGTTGAAGCTCAGGCCGGTCTCCTTGATGGCGTGGTTGACCTCCACCTGCCAGTCGGTCAGGTGCTTGCGGCCGCCGTAGGCGAGGATCATGTCCGTCACCGCGACGCCGTGCGGACCGAACCCGGCTCGAACGGCCTTCGCTCCGGTGCCGGCCTTCGGTCGGGGAGGCAGCTCGTTGCCGTCGGCCAGAGCCTTCTGTCCCGCCGCAGTCAGGTTCCAGATCGGGTGCCTGCCCGCCTTGCCGTTCATCTCCGCCAGTCCCAGCTCCGCCAGTTCCTTCATCGCCCTGCGCACGTACGACCGGCCGTCCCGATCCTCCGCCGTGATCACCTCAGCCATCTGCCGCACCGTGGCTATCCGCACGCACCCCAGCATCCGCAGCGCATCGGCCCGCACCTTCCCGGCCGTGGGAGTGGACCTCTTCCCCTTCGCCGACGTCTCAGGGGAAGGAAGAGAGGTGTCAGCGTGCTGGAAGACCCCCTGGCGTGCGGTGTGAGCTGCGGTGATGGGCACGACGTTGGATTCGTTCGCGGCACCGTTCACGGCACTGGATTCCGGGCCGCCCGCCGGGCGTTCAGCCCCCCTTGTCCAGGTCGGGCGCGGCTCCGGCTCGGGCTGCCGGGCGCTGCTGGTGTACGTCATGGCAAGGCTCCTCACGCAGGTGGCGCGGGGGTCCGGATGAAAGCCCCCCGTCACTTACTAGAGGTGTGGCGAAAGTCGACGGTGTGACGCTCCACTGAGTGCCGTTACCGACCCGTGATCATCCGGCTGGCGCCGTGCAGAGCTCGGAGACGATCGTGAACGAGGTCGTCACCATCGGCACCGCCATCGCCGGCGGCATCACCGTGTGCGTGGTCTGACCGTGCGCCATACCGTTGCGGATCTGCCGGCCATAGTCGAGGTACTCCGCCTGCCGTGACGTCAGGATCCCGTCGGCGGCGCCCTGCTTGATGAGCTGGAACAGCGGCTTGGTGCCCGCGTCCGGGATCCGGTCGCGCAGCACGATCTCCACCGCGATCAGGGAGTGCATAACCGCCACGGTGGAGAACTCGTAGCAGTAGTACGACTGGCGCAGCAGCTCGCGGGCCGTACGCAGGACGGTCGCCGCGGCCTCGGGAGTGCCCTCGGGCACGACCAGGTCCTCAACGAGGTCGTGCATGTCGGCGTAGCTGTCGAAGAAGTAGTGGGCGCGTTCGTCCGGGACCGGGGACGTAGGCCGCTGCGGCGTCATCCCCGCAGTCTCTCAGCGGCGCGCCCCGGGCGGCAGCGGCTTTTCCCCGTGCCGTCGCACAGCGTGCCGGGACGGAGATTTCTCCCCCATCGATATGGGCGGAATCTCGCACGTAACGAGCCGTGTCAAGGAGTTTCGTGGCGCGGCCGGGCAGACGACTGCTCACCGTCAGTGCGCGGACTCCATCCACAGGCCGGTCCCCTGAGCATCGGATCCGAGGCCGCCGCGATCAGCCGGACGGCCCGTACATGAGGAGGCCGTCATGCCCGACACCACCATGCCGCTCGCCCCGATGACCCCGAACGCGGCCATCTCCGCGTTCAGCTACCTCCGGGCCGTCCAGGCCGACGACGTCGAAGCCGCCCGCGAGTTCGCCAGCGCCGAGCCGCGGATGCCCGAGCTGCTCGTCGACGTCGCGATGCGGATCGTCGTCCCCGTCACCGCGCTGCCCGGCCCGGAGTCGGGCGAGCCGTGCGCGGACACCTTCGCCCTGGAGGCCCTCGGACGCGTCTTCGTGACCTCGCTGCGGACCTGGGCACAGGCCGGGCCGGACACGGCGGAAGGCATCGCCCGTTCCGTCATCGACTTCGCCGCGCAGTTCCTCACCGAGGACTACGAGGACGTCGCCGACACCCTGCGCCAGTTGGAGGCCGTCGGTGTGGGCCAGGCCCTCGATGCACACCCCGCACCGGCCGGCTCGCACCCGGTGCGCCTGACCGTCGTGTAGTAGGCATCGGATGCGCTCCACCGCCGCGCGCCGCACCGCAGCGCCCATCGTGGTGCGTTCCATCGGCATCGCCGCGCCGCACCGGGCGCGCGCGACGATCGGGCGGGCTCCTCTATCACACACCCCCTTGACCACGACCTGATCGCGAGCCGAAAAGGGGCTGTGTCAAGGGGATTCGTCCTCGGTAGCGGACCTGGACAAGGGGGCGCACGCCACCGGCCGCACCTGGTCAAGGGGTTGGTCGGCGGTGGGCGAACCGGTGCGGTGCGGGACATCGGGTGCGGCGCACCGGGCGCGCGCGAGAGTGCCGGGCATCGTCGGGTGGTGCGCCGCAGGATGCGGTGGCGGACATCGCGGTGCGCACCATGGTGGCGTCCATCGTCATCCGGCGCGCCGGAGTGGAGCCCATCCGATGTCGTGCATCGCCACTGGATGCAGAACATCGTGGGCTCCACTCGGTGGACGATGCCCGGCATCGTCACCACAGCCAGGCGTTGGAGTGCCGCACCCGGGACAGAGCGCGGGCGTCGCGGCGCGCGGCCGCATTGCCGATCCGGTTCTGCCGCGATCGAGGCCGGCGCGACTGCGCGGCGGCGAGGCGGCGCTTCCCGGCGTCCTGGAGTCGCCGCCGCTGCTTGCGCAGCTCCACCTTCTTCGCCGCCTTCGACTTCGGCTTCCGGGGGCGCTTCCAGATGGGCTGCCACCCCAGGGGCTCATCGGACTCGGGCTCCTGGTCCTCTTCGAGCGCGGCGGATATGTCCTTGGCTGCTGCGCGGGCGCGGGCGAGGGCGTCATCAAGGCTGGGTTGTTCTTCCGGGGTGCTCACGCGACTCCTCCTGTGGTCCAGCCCGGTGTGTGCTGGGTGCCGGGGTGCTGGGTGTGCGGCGGCGGGGCCGTCGCCGAGGCGGGCTGCGGTCGAGGACCGTGGGTGACAGCGCGATCCCGGATGCCGTCCTGGAGCTTGGCGGCGGCGGCCTCAAGGGTCCGGCGGGTCTGCTCCACCGTGTCGA
The DNA window shown above is from Streptomyces sp. HUAS 15-9 and carries:
- a CDS encoding replication-relaxation family protein → MTYTSSARQPEPEPRPTWTRGAERPAGGPESSAVNGAANESNVVPITAAHTARQGVFQHADTSLPSPETSAKGKRSTPTAGKVRADALRMLGCVRIATVRQMAEVITAEDRDGRSYVRRAMKELAELGLAEMNGKAGRHPIWNLTAAGQKALADGNELPPRPKAGTGAKAVRAGFGPHGVAVTDMILAYGGRKHLTDWQVEVNHAIKETGLSFNTDAVLAWPTKTSEVRLFELDNGTMSQDRLAKEVWDYERYAGHRVWEGARGTIGNTYPFWQRHRYTRSQTFPRLHVVLAGKEEHLLDNRLQALADDVKGIAVAVWANTLPRLQRGEPWYEIGVDDPDRRRRRYPEPAGR